The sequence below is a genomic window from Ischnura elegans chromosome 2, ioIscEleg1.1, whole genome shotgun sequence.
TgccacagaaaaatatttcaccaacatAGGAAGCTTTGTTCTTCATATTAATGCTTCAGTAGTGTTATTACTTAGTTAATtactctttgatttcatttatattgtgtaatttgtatatattttcagAGCTTGGTATGTGCTAATCATCGTTGTGCAATGTTGAAGTTGGCCCTGCAGAGTTCAGGGTGGATTCATATATCAGATTGGGAATGCCAGCAGGAGTCATGGACCCCCACAAGGCAGGTCCTTGAGCATCACCAGGTATTTATATAACATCCTCTGTTTATTCATGCTTCATTGTTCAGCCAGTTAGTGAAGTAAATTTGTGCTACCCTCCATTAAAACCCATATCCTTAGTTAAACCGATGGCTACATTCACAACCGGTGGATCCATTACCAACTGAAGGGGTGGCTTGGAATGGATTTCTCCATTTGTAGTGACTGCATTTTATACCATGGTACCCATAACTTGAGTTCCAATTGCGACAAGAGCAAACTCAAGAATTAACTAATGAGTATGTATCCTTGACTGTAAATTTTTGGACAggtccaggcatgtcatttttcaaaaattttcctggaccttCCGTTGCCTGGAAGGGGGGAGTTCGCCACCCCaagccatcccatccccctccaaagcataaTCCTAGTTACAGCACTGGCTTCAGCAGAGAACTTGTCTTTGTTTGCACTCTTCTCCCAGTGTCATTCCGTAGGCGCTCTCTCTATTTGTTGCTATTGACCGTAACATTATACAAACGCTATGAAAAATGACTTAGGTTTAACCTCTTAGAAACCAGGTTTAACCTGCGGAAAACTGTtggtaatagaaaaattttgtTATTCCTATGTTCGTAATATCAAGGTTCTACCTTAAATGACTGGAAACTTGAAGTACATTGTGTGATGTCCTCTTGTGACAAATTCTTTACATTTCTAAGCCACTCCTCTAATGAATCTAAAACACTTGGGTACTTCAATCATGAAGAAGCTCTACTGCAACACATTCATATTTCCCTTCACCAATGGAATATCGATCATTCATTCTTTGTAGCAAATGCAGTTTGGGTCTTCATCttcctcattttttcaatctCCTCTGATATTCTGTGATATAACTCCATGTCCTTGCATCTAAAGACATTTAGTCAATggttccatttaatttttttccactgtgCTGCAAATTCAGCATAGAGCATGCAAACAATGTCActcaaattttagaaaattaccACAGACTAGCCCGCGCTAAACTTTTACAGAGTTAGTTgttagtagagatgtgcgaatggtatccgcgaatactcgaatacctcaaatactggaaagtattcgatattcgagatctcgaataattatgctaaaggtactaccttgaatactttgaatttctcgccatacactgtcgcacgcacgtcgttggtagttgacttggaaaaatgtagagaactttagtcgtttagtgcatgcagcaccgttttaggcaagttgacgaactacatcaaattcgtgaattagagcggtgaaaagagtttgatGTGGGGAatcgaaaatgatcgggtgaaaaaaaaccgaaaacccccaccaggagaaccttgAAAGATATGGTAGTTGAATCAACTGTATGCCCAAATtgttaccataaaataaaatgttcgattaatcagctaaattcctgtttgaatcctttaaagggaATCACAATTACTCGCAAAAAATCCTGGATTTCCTGCTGCacaggcaacctagtcaaacattcctgcattcatcgtttttttgtccatccccatgaaaaatgatagattAGGGTTCCactgtttaccattttatttttccattcaactagtgaaatagaagaagaaacgtacgttGAAtttgctttgcgcaattctagtattggaggtattcgaaattcgaggtatttgaatattcgagcaatgatttaatatttgaattcaatattccacttcaagaaatctgctattcgacccatctctagttgtTAGTCCTCAACAAATGTGAAATTTCCGTAAGCACTATGGTATTTGGCTGACTAGGGTTCAAACTGGggtcattttcagtttcaatataTATTCAAGGTTGatttatacagtagactctcattaatacgaacaatgTTATTACGAAGTACTTGGATAATTCTTTGAACACTTGCTGTATTTTAAGAcagtttattattttcattatttatttccaattattatttGCTTGTTAATTTGTGCAATCACCTGAAGAAAGTGCAAAATTTGGAGGGGAATGGTAAAATTAATAAGTCTCCTTATATTAATTTATCAGTGCTGTAATCCTATTTCCTATGTCTTGTTGCAGGAAATTGTTAACTCAATGCTCAATGCTAATAACGAGGTATCATCTCCAAATAAACGTCAAAGGAGCGATGATTACTCATGGGTTCCTGATGAAATCCGTTACTCATCTGGAGGAATTGAATCTGTTCAAATGAAATTGCTGTGTGGAGCTGATCTGCTTGAGTCATTTGCTGTTCCAGGCCTCTGGAAAGAAGAAGATGtaagttattagtaaattaaatcatgatcatttttttctcttcatcaaATGAACATAGTGACATTTgatgatgtaaaatttttatttcaagaaattatCAATTTGTTGTTTTCTCTTCACAGATTGAAGCAATTGTGAATAACTTTGGACTTGTAGTTGTTACTCGTGATGGCAGCAACCCCTACAAATTTATATATGAAAGTGACATTCTCTATAAATTGCAGGTAATATATTGAAGAATATATTCATGTATGGgatatttcgtatttttgtttgtattaggaataatcattcattttaatttcattccatcTGTCAACACATGTATTCTATTGATAAATGTTGGGTATATTAGGACCTTTACATCTCAAATCAGATAGATAGTACAAAATCATGTCAGCTGACCATCGCCAATTTCTCTAAGGgttatatatatgtatgcatgaAAGCAGTATCCTCATGATGAATTATGATCTTTTTAGTGACTTTTTATGCAGTCACacacacgggtgcaaagttaaatacacaaatggatgaagctcgccatgaagtcaaatattttttaatggcgaactttatccgttggtgtatttatctTTATATCAGCTTAGAACTGAAATGATAAAAACTTGGAAAATTGCTGAGTCAGTTCTCAgagcaaaatatcaaaaatcaCGAAAGGCGATTTATAGATGTTCATCCATCAAAAATGGCAATAAGAAGCACAAAATAATACCACTGCAGAATTACTCAAAGAGATGCAGCAAAAGATATTCAACTGTGTCATTGCTACAAACCAAGAGCATTCGTGTGCTCAAACTTTGCTCCCTATCCTCACAAGAGCTGCTAAGCGTTACTATGAGAAGCCTAATGAGCAGGGACTCGCTGGCCTCGGTGGTGACTAGCCTACCTAAAAGCCACAGCTGTCTCCATTGGAGGGGATTAGCGAGGGTGGTCGTGGCAAGCAGAGTTGCCAACAACAGAGATACTCCACTACAAGCAAAGCTGGGGCTTGTTTTGAATggctttacataatttttttgcaacaattGGAAAAACATCCATTATACCCTTACTTTCAATTGTTTTCTGGGTCGTTCTCAAGTCTTCTTTGtacttttcattttgatttagtCATCGGTGAATTCAGGCTTCACCATTGGATGAAAAGAGGGATACAGGTTTATCTATTTTGAATATCTTCTTATGAAAACATTACAATTATGGTTATGACATAATTTTTAGAGGTGGAAGTAGGGAAAAAAGGTGGACTTCCCCTAGCAATTTCAGATGATACACATCATGATTTAATAACTTACTCGAAAATATTCTTCTTGTAAATGAAAGATAGCAGaaacgatattttttcaaattaaaactcAAGGCCTGTGGGAGTTGTGGTTAACATCATCCTATTCTGAGAAGAGTCTGGATCCAAGAACCTGATATCACTCCTCAAC
It includes:
- the LOC124154569 gene encoding nicotinamide/nicotinic acid mononucleotide adenylyltransferase 1 isoform X3, with the protein product MAPSKVLLLACGSFNPPTNMHLRMFEIARDHFRKFDYHQVVGGVMSPVHDSYGKKSLVCANHRCAMLKLALQSSGWIHISDWECQQESWTPTRQVLEHHQEIVNSMLNANNEVSSPNKRQRSDDYSWVPDEIRYSSGGIESVQMKLLCGADLLESFAVPGLWKEEDIEAIVNNFGLVVVTRDGSNPYKFIYESDILYKLQNNITIVTEWISNEVSSTKVRRAIQRSESVRYLIQDSVIEFIEQHGLYKSEKDNNKP
- the LOC124154569 gene encoding nicotinamide/nicotinic acid mononucleotide adenylyltransferase 1 isoform X2; this encodes MAPSKVLLLACGSFNPPTNMHLRMFEIARDHFRKFDYHQVVGGVMSPVHDSYGKKSLVCANHRCAMLKLALQSSGWIHISDWECQQESWTPTRQVLEHHQEIVNSMLNANNEVSSPNKRQRSDDYSWVPDEIRYSSGGIESVQMKLLCGADLLESFAVPGLWKEEDIEAIVNNFGLVVVTRDGSNPYKFIYESDILYKLQNNITIVTEWISNEVSSTKVRRAIQRSESVRYLIQDSVIEFIEQHGLYKSEKDNNNPEKCMPSIRDLLILVEMMKCTRPLKPALPAALV